In Paenibacillus sp. FSL R7-0345, a single window of DNA contains:
- a CDS encoding zf-HC2 domain-containing protein translates to MNCREAQDFIPLLWDAPPTDPKRIELERHIAGCSYCAAEWAIWQESNELMQDLRMEISAERAEAVNQKVMERIYLESPWLMPGDGKSAGSTTMFRRRLSLWIACFLAVFLSSFLYFTLFKTPANTSSAQSGIIESGVAGLTLEWTSSYPATESGGGIIEPLVVNIGPTHPQYWMVLSMLGVALSIFLLTRLNRYRRQ, encoded by the coding sequence ATGAACTGCAGGGAAGCGCAGGATTTCATTCCGCTGTTGTGGGACGCTCCCCCCACTGATCCTAAGCGGATTGAGCTGGAAAGGCATATCGCCGGTTGTTCTTATTGTGCTGCTGAATGGGCTATATGGCAGGAGAGCAACGAGCTTATGCAGGACCTGAGGATGGAAATCAGTGCGGAACGTGCTGAAGCTGTTAATCAGAAGGTTATGGAGCGGATTTATCTGGAGAGTCCTTGGCTGATGCCCGGGGACGGGAAATCCGCCGGCAGCACGACCATGTTCCGCCGCCGGCTGAGCCTGTGGATCGCCTGCTTTCTGGCCGTATTTTTATCAAGCTTTTTATACTTTACCCTGTTCAAGACGCCTGCCAATACGAGCTCGGCACAGAGCGGTATTATTGAGTCAGGTGTAGCGGGACTAACACTGGAGTGGACTTCTTCCTATCCCGCTACAGAATCCGGAGGCGGCATCATTGAGCCGCTGGTGGTGAACATTGGGCCGACGCATCCGCAATACTGGATGGTATTATCTATGCTGGGTGTGGCGTTGTCCATCTTTTTACTAACCCGGCTTAACCGTTACCGCAGACAATGA
- a CDS encoding sigma-70 family RNA polymerase sigma factor, with protein MTDSQLIQLIKQGNTELYSELMRRYQRKILAFVYHMLKNSHMELIAEDLCSETFYKAFRSLHSFREVDASFSTWLYTIARNTVLSELRKNRAGNVSLEESGYTPVAPAEVAPEQAALRKERMNLVREAINNLPEKQRSALILREYDQMDYQEIAVILDQSVSSVKSLLFRARSSVKLQLESYFYEPEVEEQAERV; from the coding sequence ATGACGGATTCCCAGTTGATCCAGTTAATCAAGCAAGGAAACACAGAGCTATATTCGGAACTGATGCGAAGATACCAACGAAAGATACTGGCTTTTGTGTATCATATGCTCAAAAATTCGCATATGGAGCTAATCGCAGAGGATCTCTGCTCGGAGACATTTTATAAAGCATTCCGCAGCCTCCATTCCTTCCGCGAAGTGGACGCATCGTTTTCTACATGGCTGTATACGATTGCCCGCAATACCGTGCTCAGTGAGCTGCGCAAGAACCGTGCGGGGAATGTCTCGCTTGAGGAGAGTGGATATACGCCTGTGGCACCGGCGGAGGTAGCGCCCGAACAGGCTGCACTGCGCAAGGAACGGATGAATCTGGTCCGCGAAGCGATTAATAATCTCCCGGAGAAGCAGCGCTCGGCGCTGATTTTGCGTGAATACGATCAGATGGACTATCAGGAAATTGCCGTCATTTTGGATCAGAGTGTCAGCTCCGTGAAATCACTGTTGTTTCGTGCAAGGAGCAGTGTGAAGCTCCAACTCGAATCCTATTTTTATGAGCCTGAAGTGGAAGAGCAGGCTGAGAGGGTGTAA
- a CDS encoding prephenate dehydrogenase encodes MTTKIAIFGVGLIGGSLALCFKGKEGLTVVGHAHRPESAVKYVSRGVVDQATLSVEEAALDADYIFLCVPVGMLEEYLQQLSRLPLKPGCIITDVGSTKASIAACAVSLDIPGVHFIGGHPMAGSERSGVEAASSLLFENAYYVLTPPPGVPDEAYEALKSLLIHTRAQIVRLDPERHDEIVGAISHLPHIIAVALVNQVHAYDSEDSLYSTLAAGGFRDITRIASSDPIIWRDILLNNRSVMLRLLKDWNEEVSSFIQMLERSDGAGIEEAFHEAGGFRSQLPERRKGMIAPLFDLHIDVPDHPGIIGRIATELGDQGINLSNVQIIESREDVPGIMRLSFRQESDMERAKVLLQHNDYTVYV; translated from the coding sequence ATGACGACAAAAATAGCAATCTTCGGTGTCGGTCTGATCGGAGGCTCACTGGCCCTTTGCTTCAAAGGCAAGGAGGGCCTGACCGTCGTCGGCCATGCCCACCGTCCTGAATCTGCAGTTAAATATGTCAGCCGGGGCGTAGTGGATCAGGCTACGCTTTCTGTTGAGGAAGCGGCGCTTGACGCCGATTATATCTTCCTGTGCGTACCGGTCGGTATGCTGGAAGAGTATTTGCAGCAGCTGAGCAGGCTTCCGCTCAAGCCGGGCTGTATCATTACAGATGTAGGCAGCACCAAAGCCAGCATCGCGGCCTGTGCGGTATCCCTGGATATTCCCGGTGTTCATTTCATTGGCGGCCATCCGATGGCCGGCTCGGAACGGTCCGGTGTGGAAGCAGCTTCATCCCTGCTGTTTGAGAATGCCTACTATGTGCTGACCCCGCCGCCGGGCGTGCCGGACGAAGCCTATGAGGCGCTGAAATCCCTGTTAATACATACGAGAGCTCAGATCGTCCGGCTCGATCCGGAACGTCATGATGAAATTGTCGGGGCTATCAGCCATCTGCCGCATATTATCGCTGTTGCTCTTGTGAATCAGGTACATGCTTATGATTCTGAGGATTCGCTATACAGCACGCTGGCTGCCGGGGGATTCCGCGATATAACCCGGATTGCCTCCAGTGATCCGATTATCTGGCGCGATATCCTGCTGAATAACCGTTCGGTGATGCTGCGGCTGCTTAAGGACTGGAACGAGGAGGTCTCCTCCTTCATTCAGATGCTGGAGCGCTCAGACGGGGCCGGCATAGAGGAAGCCTTCCATGAAGCGGGCGGCTTCCGCAGCCAGCTGCCGGAACGGCGTAAGGGTATGATTGCCCCGCTGTTCGATCTGCATATCGATGTTCCCGATCATCCGGGGATTATCGGCCGGATCGCCACCGAGCTCGGGGATCAGGGCATCAACCTCAGCAACGTGCAGATTATTGAGAGCCGGGAGGATGTGCCGGGGATCATGCGCCTGTCGTTCCGCCAGGAGAGCGACATGGAGCGGGCCAAGGTGCTTCTGCAGCATAACGATTACACAGTATACGTATAG
- the hisC gene encoding histidinol-phosphate transaminase — translation MNPKPNIVNLPVYKPGKPIDEVKKELGLEEVIKLASNENPYGASPSAKAAIIADLDNLFLYPDGSAADLTAALAGHLGVQSENIIFGCGSDEIIALICRAFFLPGDETIMADQTFSVYKSNADIEGAVTIEVPLADGTHDLDGMLARVTDKTKVIWICNPNNPTGTIVPHDALVKFLDAVPAGVMVVLDEAYFEYVTDASYSDGIKLLEQYPNLVVLRTFSKIYGLAALRIGYGVASPQIINLINKVREPFNTSRLAQAGALAALADQDYVAECRRLNSEGIVQLQGEFRRLGLRSFPANGNFIMVDVRKPAVEVFDALLRLGIIVRAGHRLYPNYIRVTVGSAEQNKAFITALEQTLSEQEVRA, via the coding sequence ATGAATCCGAAACCAAATATCGTTAACCTTCCTGTCTACAAACCGGGAAAACCCATTGATGAGGTAAAAAAAGAGCTTGGCCTGGAAGAGGTAATCAAGCTTGCATCCAATGAAAATCCTTACGGGGCTTCGCCGAGTGCCAAAGCAGCCATAATCGCAGACCTCGATAATCTGTTTCTGTATCCCGACGGCTCAGCTGCTGATTTGACAGCCGCACTGGCCGGACATCTCGGCGTGCAGAGCGAGAATATTATTTTCGGCTGCGGTTCGGACGAAATTATTGCGCTGATCTGCCGTGCCTTTTTCCTGCCGGGTGACGAGACAATCATGGCTGATCAGACCTTCTCCGTATATAAGAGCAATGCGGATATTGAAGGGGCTGTGACCATTGAAGTCCCGCTGGCAGACGGAACTCACGACCTTGACGGCATGCTTGCCCGTGTTACAGACAAGACCAAGGTCATCTGGATCTGCAATCCGAACAACCCGACCGGAACGATCGTCCCGCACGATGCACTGGTTAAGTTCCTGGATGCAGTACCTGCCGGAGTAATGGTAGTGCTGGATGAAGCCTATTTTGAATATGTGACAGATGCGTCCTACTCGGATGGTATCAAGCTGCTGGAGCAATATCCTAATCTGGTTGTGCTGCGGACCTTCTCCAAGATTTACGGCCTCGCAGCCCTGCGCATCGGATATGGTGTGGCCAGCCCGCAGATTATCAATCTGATCAACAAGGTGCGCGAGCCGTTCAACACATCCCGTCTGGCTCAGGCCGGAGCCTTGGCCGCGCTGGCTGATCAGGATTATGTGGCTGAATGCCGCCGTCTTAACAGTGAGGGGATTGTACAGCTGCAGGGTGAATTCCGGCGTCTGGGTCTCCGCTCCTTCCCGGCGAACGGCAATTTCATCATGGTGGATGTACGTAAACCGGCAGTAGAGGTATTTGATGCGCTGCTGCGTCTCGGTATTATTGTCCGGGCCGGCCACCGCCTGTACCCGAATTATATCCGTGTGACTGTCGGATCTGCCGAGCAGAACAAGGCATTTATTACTGCCCTGGAGCAGACGCTGTCCGAGCAGGAAGTGCGGGCGTAA
- the trpA gene encoding tryptophan synthase subunit alpha produces MTTETTNRMDVAFRKLKAEGKTALIPFLTVGDPDLETTLDIIAELEAAGADVLELGVPYSDPLADGPVIQRASSRALRGKVHLRTCMETALRARQNGSKLPFILFTYYNPVLQMGLDTFFAELDTHEISGLIIPDLPVEESEDMRRRSREAGVNLIPLVAPTSSERIERIVSGASGFVYCVSSLGVTGERSSFHSGVDEFIASVRRATDLPVAVGFGISTGEQVARFAQICDGVVVGSAIVRKVEEVIPLLDNPATRSDGLLQIREFVAQLKA; encoded by the coding sequence ATGACCACAGAAACGACAAACCGGATGGATGTGGCTTTCCGGAAGCTTAAGGCGGAAGGCAAAACGGCCCTGATCCCTTTTTTGACCGTAGGTGATCCTGATCTTGAAACCACGCTTGATATTATCGCTGAGCTTGAGGCAGCCGGAGCGGATGTCCTGGAGCTTGGCGTTCCCTATTCCGATCCGCTGGCCGACGGTCCGGTGATCCAACGGGCTTCATCCAGAGCGCTGCGCGGCAAGGTTCACCTCCGCACCTGTATGGAGACTGCACTGAGAGCCCGGCAGAATGGCAGCAAACTGCCCTTCATCCTGTTCACCTATTACAATCCGGTGCTGCAGATGGGCCTCGATACCTTTTTTGCCGAGCTGGATACACATGAGATCAGCGGACTGATCATTCCTGATCTCCCTGTAGAGGAGTCAGAGGACATGCGGCGGCGCAGCCGTGAAGCAGGCGTGAATCTCATTCCGCTGGTTGCGCCAACCTCCAGTGAGCGGATTGAACGGATCGTATCCGGCGCGAGCGGTTTTGTTTATTGCGTCTCCTCGCTTGGTGTGACGGGGGAACGGTCCTCATTTCATAGCGGTGTTGATGAGTTTATTGCCTCAGTACGCCGTGCAACAGATCTGCCGGTAGCTGTAGGCTTCGGAATATCCACCGGCGAGCAGGTAGCCCGCTTTGCACAGATTTGCGACGGTGTTGTAGTAGGCAGTGCAATCGTCCGCAAGGTGGAAGAGGTCATCCCGCTGCTGGATAACCCTGCCACCCGCAGTGACGGGCTGTTGCAAATTCGTGAATTTGTGGCACAATTAAAAGCATAA
- the trpB gene encoding tryptophan synthase subunit beta, translating to MIQVPDKFGRFGSFGGRFVPETLMNALIELEESYAKFSADPAFQEEIEYLLKQYSGRETPLYYAERLTKELGGAKIYLKREDLNHTGAHKINNAIGQGILAKKMGKTKVIAETGAGQHGVATATVAALLGMECKVFMGEEDTRRQALNVFRMKLLGAEVIPVTSGSRTLKDAGNEALRYWVSNVEDTFYILGSAVGPHPYPMMVRNFQRVIGDETRRQILEAEGRLPDLLVAAVGGGSNAIGMFYPFMEDERVGMIGVEAAGKGVDTPFHAATMSKGSHGVFQGSMSYLLQDEYGQVTEAHSISAGLDYPGVGPEHSYLKDIERAEYVPVTDKEALDALKLLCVTEGIIPALESAHAIAHVAKIAPGLRQDDIVVICLSGRGDKDVESIMAYTEGADL from the coding sequence ATGATACAAGTACCGGACAAATTCGGCCGTTTTGGTTCTTTCGGAGGCCGCTTCGTTCCTGAAACCTTGATGAATGCACTGATTGAGCTGGAGGAGTCTTATGCCAAATTTTCGGCAGACCCGGCTTTTCAGGAAGAAATAGAGTATTTGTTGAAACAGTATTCCGGACGTGAAACTCCCCTGTACTATGCTGAGCGGCTCACTAAGGAACTCGGCGGGGCTAAGATCTATCTTAAACGTGAGGATCTCAACCATACCGGAGCCCATAAAATTAATAATGCAATCGGGCAGGGGATTCTGGCCAAAAAGATGGGCAAAACCAAGGTTATCGCCGAAACAGGCGCCGGCCAGCATGGGGTAGCTACCGCAACGGTGGCGGCACTACTGGGTATGGAATGCAAAGTGTTCATGGGCGAAGAGGATACCCGCCGCCAGGCGCTTAATGTGTTCCGCATGAAGCTGCTTGGCGCTGAGGTTATCCCTGTGACTTCCGGTTCACGTACCCTTAAGGATGCGGGTAATGAAGCGCTGCGTTACTGGGTCAGCAATGTTGAGGATACCTTCTATATTCTGGGCTCGGCAGTCGGCCCTCACCCTTACCCGATGATGGTCCGTAATTTCCAGCGTGTTATCGGCGATGAAACGCGGCGTCAGATCCTGGAGGCCGAAGGCCGTCTGCCGGATCTGCTGGTGGCCGCTGTCGGCGGCGGCAGCAATGCCATCGGCATGTTCTACCCGTTCATGGAAGATGAGCGTGTAGGCATGATCGGGGTGGAAGCTGCCGGCAAGGGTGTCGATACTCCGTTCCATGCGGCAACCATGAGCAAAGGCTCCCACGGGGTGTTCCAGGGCTCGATGAGTTATCTGCTGCAGGATGAATACGGTCAGGTTACCGAAGCCCATTCCATTTCGGCAGGTCTGGATTATCCGGGAGTTGGTCCGGAGCATTCTTATCTCAAGGATATCGAACGGGCTGAGTATGTCCCTGTTACCGATAAGGAAGCGCTCGACGCGCTTAAGCTGCTGTGTGTAACGGAAGGCATCATCCCGGCACTGGAATCGGCGCATGCCATCGCTCACGTTGCGAAGATAGCTCCCGGCCTCAGACAGGATGACATCGTGGTAATCTGCCTTTCCGGACGCGGGGACAAAGACGTGGAGTCCATTATGGCTTATACGGAAGGGGCGGATTTGTAA
- a CDS encoding phosphoribosylanthranilate isomerase yields the protein MAEALVKICGLQDVEVLKSMKSLPLDYIGFVFAPSRRRVTAEQAALLAAELSGWENGKPPGAAGVFVNPELQELQELLAVVPLDVIQLHGQESPEYCRKVKQAFPQAKVWKAITVTGSGQAAGTESGSIVDSYADTVDGLLLDTYDPQASGGSGRTFDWDRIPFFQQAAARHGLPLFVAGGLHPDNVGELLKSYSPDGVDVSSGVESSGIKDIAKMTSFMERVKQS from the coding sequence ATGGCTGAAGCGCTGGTAAAAATCTGTGGACTTCAGGACGTTGAAGTGCTAAAATCTATGAAGTCATTACCGCTCGATTACATTGGCTTTGTATTTGCGCCCAGCCGCCGCAGAGTCACAGCTGAACAGGCAGCTCTGCTGGCTGCCGAGCTGTCCGGCTGGGAGAATGGCAAGCCTCCCGGAGCGGCCGGAGTATTTGTCAATCCTGAGCTGCAGGAGCTGCAGGAGCTCCTGGCCGTTGTCCCGCTGGATGTCATCCAGCTGCACGGTCAGGAGAGTCCGGAGTACTGCAGAAAGGTCAAGCAGGCTTTTCCTCAGGCGAAGGTGTGGAAAGCGATTACTGTGACCGGCAGCGGACAAGCGGCAGGCACTGAGAGCGGAAGCATTGTGGACAGCTATGCGGACACTGTTGACGGACTGCTGCTGGACACGTATGATCCGCAGGCAAGCGGCGGCTCCGGCCGTACCTTTGACTGGGACCGGATTCCCTTCTTCCAGCAGGCTGCCGCCAGGCACGGCCTGCCTTTATTTGTCGCCGGCGGGCTTCATCCGGATAATGTGGGTGAACTCCTGAAGAGCTACAGTCCTGACGGAGTGGATGTTTCCAGCGGTGTGGAGAGCAGCGGAATAAAAGATATTGCCAAAATGACTTCTTTCATGGAAAGGGTGAAGCAATCATGA
- the trpC gene encoding indole-3-glycerol phosphate synthase TrpC produces the protein MYLDKIVATKVKEVEALGKVFSITAAEEVIAGLPATKGFREALVKRRNREMGLIAEVKKASPSKGLIREDFDPVSIARGYEAGGADCLSVLTDQDYFQGSNTFLQQVREAVSLPLLRKDFIIDERQIYEARILGADAILLIAAILTAEQLAFFTDLAASLGLDVLIEIHDQSELERVISTGKIEKPHVLLGINNRNLRTFETRLETTAELAALVPAGVPVISESGIAGPADIDYLSTSGAIGVLVGEYLMRQDNVEKAVYGLLGPVTAGKDRALHG, from the coding sequence ATGTATCTTGATAAAATTGTCGCTACCAAAGTGAAAGAGGTTGAAGCTCTGGGCAAGGTGTTCTCTATAACAGCGGCTGAGGAGGTTATAGCCGGTCTACCGGCTACGAAGGGGTTCCGGGAGGCGCTGGTGAAGCGCCGCAACCGGGAGATGGGGCTGATTGCCGAGGTGAAAAAGGCTTCACCATCCAAGGGTCTGATTCGTGAGGACTTTGATCCGGTCTCTATTGCCCGGGGATATGAAGCTGGCGGAGCCGACTGTCTGTCGGTGCTGACGGATCAGGACTATTTCCAGGGCAGCAATACATTCCTCCAGCAGGTGAGAGAAGCGGTGAGCCTTCCGCTGCTGCGCAAGGATTTTATCATTGATGAGCGCCAGATTTACGAAGCGCGGATACTGGGTGCGGATGCCATACTGCTGATTGCGGCGATTCTGACAGCAGAGCAGCTGGCTTTCTTCACAGATTTGGCAGCTTCCCTCGGTCTGGATGTGCTGATTGAGATCCATGACCAGAGTGAACTCGAAAGGGTGATAAGCACCGGTAAAATAGAAAAGCCGCACGTGCTGCTGGGCATTAATAACCGTAATCTGCGCACGTTTGAGACACGTCTGGAGACAACGGCAGAGCTGGCGGCTCTGGTGCCGGCCGGTGTGCCTGTAATCAGCGAGAGCGGAATTGCCGGTCCTGCTGATATTGATTATTTAAGCACAAGCGGTGCTATCGGCGTGCTCGTCGGGGAATACCTGATGCGGCAGGATAATGTGGAAAAAGCCGTATACGGGCTGCTCGGACCGGTTACTGCAGGAAAGGATCGTGCCCTGCATGGCTGA
- the trpD gene encoding anthranilate phosphoribosyltransferase, giving the protein MEASQLIQSGIAGLIEGNDLSRAQAREIMGTIMNGTASAAQIGALLTALRIKGETVEEITGFAEAMRGFGTPVLTERTRLLDTCGTGGSGIHKFNISTASAIISSAASVRVAKHGNRSASGRAGSADVLEALGVNIHLNAEQARQCLDTIGICFLFAQIYHPSMKYAAAPRRELGVRTVFNMLGPLTNPAGADRQLMGIYDRNKTEIVANVLKELGSKRAMIVSSLDGLDEISISAPTQVSELKNGIVTTYEITPEALGLSRHPLEAVLGGDAAENAAIITAVLQGELTPYRDIVLANSGACIYVAGLADSLSEGVAQARQMIDSGKALLKLEQLKAMTKELDYVS; this is encoded by the coding sequence ATGGAAGCAAGCCAGTTAATACAATCAGGAATTGCGGGATTGATCGAAGGAAACGACCTCAGCCGGGCGCAGGCCCGTGAAATAATGGGAACTATTATGAACGGAACCGCCTCGGCGGCGCAGATCGGCGCCTTGCTGACCGCACTGCGGATTAAGGGCGAGACCGTTGAAGAGATTACCGGCTTTGCCGAGGCGATGCGCGGATTTGGAACGCCGGTGCTTACAGAGCGCACCCGGCTGCTGGATACCTGCGGTACCGGCGGATCAGGCATTCACAAGTTTAACATTTCCACGGCTTCTGCCATTATCTCCTCAGCGGCTTCTGTACGCGTCGCGAAGCACGGCAACCGCTCCGCCTCCGGCAGAGCAGGCAGTGCGGATGTGCTGGAAGCGCTGGGTGTGAACATTCATCTGAATGCAGAGCAGGCCCGCCAGTGCCTGGACACTATCGGAATCTGCTTCCTGTTCGCGCAGATTTATCATCCGTCCATGAAGTATGCCGCAGCTCCGCGCCGTGAGCTTGGCGTGCGGACCGTATTCAATATGCTGGGTCCGCTGACCAACCCGGCGGGCGCTGACCGGCAGCTGATGGGCATCTATGACCGGAATAAGACGGAGATTGTAGCTAATGTGCTGAAGGAGCTGGGCTCCAAGCGGGCGATGATCGTAAGCAGTCTGGACGGCCTTGATGAAATCAGCATATCGGCACCTACACAGGTATCGGAGTTAAAGAACGGGATAGTAACCACGTATGAAATTACGCCGGAAGCCCTCGGCCTCAGCCGTCATCCGCTGGAGGCTGTGCTCGGCGGTGATGCAGCCGAGAATGCGGCCATCATTACAGCTGTGCTGCAGGGAGAGCTTACCCCGTACCGTGATATTGTTCTGGCCAATTCGGGAGCCTGCATCTATGTTGCCGGGCTGGCGGATAGCCTGAGTGAAGGTGTGGCGCAGGCGCGCCAGATGATCGATTCCGGCAAAGCGCTGCTCAAGCTGGAGCAGCTGAAAGCCATGACAAAGGAGCTTGACTATGTATCTTGA
- the trpE gene encoding anthranilate synthase component I yields MTNPGIEEAVKLSREYNLIPVVKRLLADMETPIRLFQRFAEESHAFLLESVEGGIQWARYSFIGSNPFLTISGKKNVIHVKVGEEQRRLTGKPIEELKALLRSYRSPKLDGMPPFTGGAIGFFGYDLLQYYEKLSPHAVDDLGTDDIRFMFCDRIIVFDHVKQQILLIGNLHIKDGDTDSDIRAAYEVLNRKLEDFAEELQKEGPKENVNRRSIPEDIGLGQIHSNLTKEQYIANVEQAKEYIRAGDIFQVVLSQRLHIETEVSPLHVYRMLRTLNPSPYMYYLKMDEEIIVGTSPEALVKVDGGRVATRPIAGTRPRGADEAEDRALAQELLEDEKERAEHLMLVDLGRNDLGRVSKFGTVKCDSFMEIEKYSHVMHMVSNVSGTLDDNKDFFDAFLSCLPAGTVSGAPKLRAMEIISELEREARGAYAGAIGYLGFSGNMDSCITIRTIIFRKGRAYVQAGAGIVWDSVPEKEYEETLNKAKAMLKAIRMAEAMFPAEIREPQVINQDYMYEYTP; encoded by the coding sequence ATGACGAACCCTGGCATTGAAGAAGCGGTAAAGCTGTCGCGGGAGTATAACCTGATTCCTGTTGTAAAAAGACTGCTGGCTGATATGGAGACACCGATCCGGCTGTTTCAGCGGTTTGCCGAAGAATCGCATGCATTCCTGCTGGAAAGTGTAGAGGGCGGCATCCAATGGGCCCGGTATTCTTTTATCGGCAGTAACCCGTTTCTGACCATTTCGGGAAAAAAGAACGTCATCCATGTAAAAGTGGGAGAGGAGCAGAGACGGCTCACCGGCAAACCGATTGAGGAGCTAAAAGCGCTGCTCCGCTCCTACCGCAGCCCCAAGCTGGACGGGATGCCTCCTTTTACCGGCGGGGCGATCGGATTCTTTGGATACGACCTGCTGCAATATTACGAGAAGCTGTCCCCGCACGCGGTTGATGATCTGGGAACGGATGATATCCGGTTTATGTTCTGCGACCGCATCATTGTATTCGATCATGTGAAGCAGCAGATCCTGCTGATAGGCAACCTGCATATCAAGGACGGCGACACGGACTCCGATATCCGCGCTGCCTATGAAGTCCTGAACCGCAAGCTGGAAGATTTCGCGGAAGAACTGCAAAAGGAAGGTCCCAAAGAAAACGTCAACCGCCGCAGTATCCCGGAAGATATCGGACTGGGGCAGATTCATTCCAACCTGACCAAAGAGCAATACATTGCCAATGTGGAACAGGCCAAAGAGTATATCCGGGCGGGTGATATTTTTCAGGTAGTGCTTTCGCAGCGGCTGCATATCGAGACAGAGGTATCCCCGCTGCATGTGTACCGGATGCTGCGTACGCTGAACCCTTCGCCATATATGTATTATCTCAAGATGGATGAAGAGATTATCGTCGGCACTTCCCCGGAGGCGCTGGTGAAGGTGGACGGCGGCCGGGTGGCAACCCGGCCAATCGCGGGAACCAGGCCGAGGGGAGCAGATGAAGCGGAGGACCGGGCGCTGGCCCAGGAGCTGCTGGAGGATGAAAAGGAACGGGCGGAGCATCTGATGCTGGTTGACCTGGGCCGCAATGATCTGGGCCGGGTATCGAAGTTCGGCACAGTGAAATGCGACTCCTTTATGGAGATAGAGAAATACTCCCATGTGATGCACATGGTATCCAACGTGTCCGGAACACTGGACGACAATAAAGATTTCTTTGATGCTTTCCTGTCCTGCCTGCCGGCCGGAACCGTCTCGGGTGCGCCGAAGCTGCGGGCGATGGAGATCATCTCGGAGCTGGAGCGGGAAGCCAGAGGTGCATACGCCGGAGCGATCGGCTACCTCGGCTTCTCCGGAAATATGGATTCCTGCATCACGATCCGCACCATCATCTTCCGTAAAGGCCGGGCCTATGTGCAGGCCGGAGCGGGTATTGTCTGGGATTCGGTGCCGGAGAAGGAATATGAAGAGACCCTGAACAAAGCGAAGGCAATGTTAAAAGCAATCCGGATGGCAGAGGCCATGTTCCCGGCAGAGATCAGAGAGCCCCAGGTAATCAATCAGGATTACATGTACGAATATACCCCGTAA
- the aroH gene encoding chorismate mutase — protein sequence MVNRGIRGATTVVNNEENEILRETVVLLREIVERNDVIAEDICSVWITVTGDLDATFPARAIREIEGWELVPLMCSVEIPVKGGLPKCIRLMVQVNTDKSQRDIRHVYLNEAKKLRPDLSQSK from the coding sequence ATGGTAAACCGGGGGATCCGCGGTGCAACAACCGTTGTCAATAATGAGGAAAATGAAATTTTGCGTGAAACCGTAGTGCTGCTGCGGGAAATCGTGGAGCGTAACGATGTGATTGCCGAGGATATTTGCAGCGTATGGATTACTGTGACCGGTGATCTGGATGCGACATTCCCTGCACGGGCAATCCGTGAAATTGAAGGCTGGGAGCTGGTACCGCTCATGTGTTCCGTGGAGATTCCTGTCAAAGGCGGGCTGCCGAAGTGTATACGCCTGATGGTACAGGTCAATACGGACAAGTCGCAGCGGGATATCCGCCACGTCTATCTCAATGAAGCGAAGAAGCTTCGTCCTGATCTCTCACAGAGTAAGTAA